In Limnobaculum parvum, one DNA window encodes the following:
- the hcp gene encoding hydroxylamine reductase, with product MYCVQCEQTIRTPAGNGCSYAQGMCGKTAEVSDLQDLLVAVLEGLSAWAVKARNLGIIDHQVDSFAPKAFFSTLTNVNFESDRIIGYARDAIILRESLTNRCRTIDSNLQLDHPMANLQLSADLPAILQQATEFALNKDKTEIGDDIHGLRMLCLYGLKGAAAYMEHALVLGQYDDAIYDEYHQLMAWLGTNPTDMATLLDNAMNIGKMNFKIMAILDHGETSIYGDPTPTSVNVKPVAGKAILISGHDLKDLQMLLQQTEGTGINIYTHGEMLPAHGYPELRKYKHLVGNYGSGWQNQQTEFAKFPGPIVMTSNCIIDPNPGNYIDRIWTRSIVGWPGAKHLDGDDFSAIISQAQSMAGFPYSEIEHLITVGFGRQTLLNAADTVIDLVSQKKLRHVFLVGGCDGSRDERSYYTDFARSVPQDCLIMTLACGKYRFNKLDFGTLEGLPRLLDVGQCNDAYSAIMLAVKLSEKLGCTVNDLPLTLVLSWFEQKAIVILLTLLALGVKDIYTGPTAPGFLTENLLNVLKENFGMRSITTVEQDINEILAA from the coding sequence ATGTACTGTGTACAATGTGAACAAACGATCCGCACCCCTGCCGGAAATGGCTGCTCTTATGCACAAGGCATGTGTGGGAAAACCGCTGAAGTGTCAGACCTGCAAGATCTGCTGGTAGCCGTGTTGGAAGGCTTGTCAGCTTGGGCAGTAAAGGCTCGGAATTTAGGCATTATCGACCATCAGGTTGATTCGTTCGCGCCAAAAGCCTTCTTCTCTACCTTGACTAACGTTAACTTTGAGTCTGACCGCATTATTGGCTACGCCCGAGATGCCATTATCCTGCGTGAATCCCTGACTAACCGTTGCCGTACCATTGATAGCAATCTGCAACTGGACCATCCAATGGCGAACCTGCAATTGTCTGCCGATCTGCCGGCAATTTTGCAACAAGCGACCGAATTCGCACTCAATAAAGATAAAACAGAAATCGGTGATGATATTCATGGCTTACGCATGTTGTGCCTGTATGGTCTCAAAGGGGCCGCCGCCTACATGGAACATGCGTTGGTTCTCGGCCAATACGATGACGCAATTTATGACGAATATCACCAGTTAATGGCATGGTTAGGTACCAATCCAACGGATATGGCAACCTTACTGGATAACGCCATGAACATCGGAAAAATGAATTTCAAAATCATGGCGATTCTTGACCACGGTGAAACTAGCATTTATGGCGATCCAACCCCAACATCCGTTAACGTCAAACCGGTTGCTGGTAAAGCGATTCTGATTTCGGGTCACGACCTAAAAGATCTGCAAATGCTATTGCAACAAACGGAAGGTACCGGCATCAATATTTACACCCACGGTGAAATGCTTCCAGCCCATGGTTATCCTGAACTACGTAAATATAAGCATTTAGTGGGTAACTACGGCAGCGGCTGGCAGAATCAGCAAACCGAGTTTGCGAAATTCCCGGGGCCTATCGTGATGACCTCAAACTGTATTATTGATCCTAACCCGGGTAACTACATCGACCGTATCTGGACCCGCAGTATTGTTGGTTGGCCGGGTGCAAAACATCTTGATGGCGATGATTTCAGCGCCATCATTAGTCAAGCTCAGTCAATGGCGGGTTTCCCTTATAGTGAAATAGAACATCTAATCACCGTTGGTTTTGGTCGCCAAACTCTGCTTAATGCCGCGGATACCGTCATTGATTTAGTGTCACAGAAAAAATTGCGCCATGTCTTCTTGGTTGGTGGCTGTGATGGTAGCCGTGATGAACGTAGCTATTACACCGACTTTGCCCGCAGCGTTCCACAAGACTGTCTGATTATGACGTTGGCTTGTGGTAAGTACCGCTTTAATAAACTGGACTTTGGTACGCTGGAAGGATTGCCTCGTTTACTGGATGTCGGTCAATGTAATGATGCTTACTCTGCCATTATGCTAGCGGTTAAACTGTCCGAAAAACTGGGTTGTACCGTCAATGATTTACCACTGACTCTGGTACTTTCATGGTTTGAACAGAAAGCGATTGTTATCTTACTAACCTTACTGGCTCTGGGCGTTAAAGATATCTATACCGGCCCAACGGCTCCTGGTTTCCTAACAGAGAACCTGTTAAACGTATTGAAAGAGAATTTCGGTATGCGTTCTATTACAACCGTAGAACAAGATATCAACGAAATTCTGGCAGCCTAA
- a CDS encoding ATP-dependent nuclease — MYLERVEIVGFRGINRLSLLLNESVVLIGENAWGKSSLLDALTLLFSPGSDLYSFKLQDFHYPMGNEVARQEHLHMVLTFCAREVDSPYMSKFRKLSPLWVKGNGGLSRILYRLEGEVQKEGNVVTTRSFLDAAGHTMELEHIDELAREIVRLHPVLRLRDARFGRRFRQETAQLQEQENEALSQQLARLAEELECSPQKLSNKDLKQGLQAIHALLKHYFIALNAKESSENIHYKDEKYRHNTQLWQSLNYLNQLISEPESRNMRMILLGVFSTLIQARGTENLDAKAVPLLLIEDPESRLHPIMLSAAWGLLSNLPLQKITTTNSGDLLSLVPLESVYRLVRQSNRVAAFRIESGELNIQERRRISFHIRLNRASSLFARSWLLVEGETEVWLLTELARQCGYHFETEGIKVIEFAQSGLRPLLKYASKMGIEWHVLVDGDDAGKKYADTVRSFINGGGDSDRERLTQLPALDMENFMFKEGFSRVYYEAAGIPANVHMPTRKIISKAIQHSSKPDLAIEVAERAGVMGIESIPPLLKRMFSRILWLARGRAGN; from the coding sequence ATGTATTTAGAGCGCGTTGAAATAGTAGGATTCAGAGGAATTAATCGTCTGTCACTGCTGTTAAATGAAAGCGTGGTATTAATCGGTGAAAATGCTTGGGGTAAATCAAGCCTGCTGGATGCATTAACATTGCTTTTTTCCCCCGGCAGCGATCTTTACTCCTTTAAATTACAGGATTTTCATTATCCGATGGGAAATGAGGTAGCCCGCCAAGAGCATTTACATATGGTTCTTACCTTCTGTGCCCGAGAAGTTGACTCTCCTTATATGTCTAAATTCCGCAAGCTTTCACCGTTATGGGTAAAAGGCAACGGCGGCTTATCGCGTATCCTCTATCGTTTGGAAGGTGAAGTGCAGAAAGAAGGGAACGTAGTAACCACCCGCTCGTTTCTGGATGCAGCAGGCCATACGATGGAGCTGGAACATATTGATGAATTAGCCCGTGAGATTGTTCGTTTACATCCGGTATTACGATTACGTGATGCCCGTTTTGGTCGCCGTTTCCGTCAAGAAACGGCCCAACTGCAAGAACAGGAAAATGAAGCATTAAGCCAACAATTAGCCCGATTGGCGGAGGAGTTAGAGTGTAGCCCTCAAAAATTAAGCAATAAGGATTTAAAGCAGGGATTACAGGCGATTCATGCTTTGCTTAAGCACTATTTCATCGCACTAAACGCTAAAGAAAGCAGCGAAAACATCCACTATAAGGATGAAAAATATCGCCATAATACTCAGCTTTGGCAATCATTGAACTATCTGAATCAGCTCATCTCTGAACCGGAAAGCCGCAATATGCGTATGATTTTACTGGGCGTATTTTCAACGTTGATTCAGGCCAGAGGTACGGAAAATCTGGATGCTAAAGCAGTGCCTTTATTGTTGATTGAAGATCCAGAAAGTCGGCTGCACCCTATCATGTTATCCGCAGCTTGGGGATTGCTCAGTAATCTGCCGTTGCAAAAGATCACTACCACTAACTCAGGGGATTTGCTTTCTCTGGTGCCTCTGGAAAGCGTTTATCGCTTAGTTCGTCAATCTAATCGGGTAGCGGCTTTTAGAATAGAATCGGGCGAGCTGAATATTCAGGAGCGTAGACGTATTTCGTTTCATATTCGTTTAAATCGAGCCTCCTCATTGTTTGCGCGTAGCTGGCTGTTGGTGGAAGGGGAAACCGAGGTTTGGCTATTGACCGAACTGGCTCGTCAGTGCGGATATCATTTTGAAACAGAAGGTATTAAGGTCATTGAGTTCGCTCAAAGTGGTTTAAGACCACTACTGAAATATGCCAGCAAGATGGGGATTGAGTGGCATGTGCTGGTGGACGGTGACGATGCCGGTAAAAAATATGCCGATACGGTTCGTTCATTTATCAATGGGGGTGGCGACAGTGATAGGGAGCGGCTGACCCAATTACCGGCTCTGGATATGGAGAATTTTATGTTCAAAGAAGGGTTTAGCCGCGTCTATTATGAGGCGGCTGGTATTCCCGCCAATGTCCATATGCCAACGCGCAAAATTATCAGCAAAGCGATTCAACACAGTTCTAAGCCTGACCTCGCTATTGAAGTGGCTGAACGGGCCGGGGTGATGGGAATAGAAAGTATTCCACCGTTACTGAAGCGTATGTTTTCCCGTATTTTATGGTTGGCTAGAGGTCGGGCAGGTAACTGA